The following nucleotide sequence is from Primulina tabacum isolate GXHZ01 chromosome 2, ASM2559414v2, whole genome shotgun sequence.
TTCTCTAATTTTATTCGAAAGTGGTTGAGTTGATAGACCGAGTTAGCTAGAACCTAGAATTCCACAAAGTTGGATAAGTTGCCAACTTTTAAACATCATGATTCCTTGTCACGCGGCCTGAcagtggaaaaaaaaatttatggctTTAACCAACACTCCTCCCAGACCAACATATCTTTGAAATCAGCACGATCATTGCATCATAGTTTTCAGTAAATcctgaaatataatatttaaagttaatctaagataaaaatgacaaaaacttgtgtgagacgatctcacgagtcatattttattagacatatatcttatttgaatcatccattaaaaaatattactttttagcgtgaatatcgatagggttgacccatcttaaaaataaagattcgtgagaccgtctcacaagagacctactctataaAAATACACACAATGTCGAGAGTGGCTGCAACACCTTAAAGCATGTTCAATGCTGTAAACTTGTCTTTAGTCTGCGTTGATAACTTCATTGTATATTATAAGATTTGTGAAATGATATTGTATTTTTTATactttaagaaaaaaattctgatttttccaatttttatatattttaaataattatttttgttttaaaatttttttcaaaatatttaaaactgcCAGATTAAATTGACCATTCACAATTTTCACTGACTACATAATTCTTTcatgcatgaatgatataaattataatatcaTTCATTATTTCATTCCATGAAACAAACGATGTTATTACTAACTCTAATTGTTTTATGTGATGGTggatgaaatttaaaaattattattcattAATTGTATGGCTATACGGGTAGGTGAGGCAAAGAGGTCATTGAAAATGCCTCCTGTGTAACATTTTCTTTCTACATTGTATATATTTATTATCTGGAATTCCTTCCTACCCTGCAACCATTCTCCACACCCTTCTGTCAATGACTCCTTAGCTTCTATTTTATGTTCATGCTTATTCAAGAGCAGTACTGAtatctaaataaatattaaatttcaaataaattaatattaccATTGATCTATATTTAGAACGAATGTAAATCAGTTGCCACCGACTACCATTGGCTTACTCCTTTTATGTTTATCTTATTTATGATTTGCGTTTCTGTGGTTTAACTTGCATGCTGCATTATTATGTATGTATTCCATTAACATGTAAATTTATTGATACACATAACCAACTTGCATTCTTCGGACCACTTTGATAATTCGATCATCGGCAAGAATGTCTGAACTGCACAGATCAACATAATCAGTACACAAACTATTCTTGTCACCAACTGTAGTTGTTTGTAATGCTAGTTGGTCCAAGAAAGTTGTGGCGTCGTGAATCTCCTTTATCACGCTTGTCACGGAATATCAAACTGCAGGCCATGTTTATCTAACAGAAGTTTATACCTTGCTGAAACTTCCATGGAACATATGTTAACTGATAAAATGGGATGTGTTCAAAAATATCACATTGTTAACTATCAAATTGGATTGTTCAGGACCTGGATGTTCATCTGTTGCATATGGAGCATCTGAGGAGTTAGGGCCATTTCGAATTAACAAGACCGGTTCATCTCTCTATTTGAACGAATACGCTTGGAACAGAGGTACAAATGAGCATAAACTGACATTAAATTTAGCCACTTTTAATTGAAGATGGATGATCACTTGTTATGTAAACTGATCAAACTTATAATATGATCGGAAAGTCGtctcaaatatatatttaagtgcatgtttttttgtgaattttttacGGTGGCAGTGGCAAATATTATGTTTCTTGAGTCACCGGCTGGTGTTGGCTTCTCTTATACGAACACAAGCTCTAATCTAAGAGATTCTGGGGACAAAAGGACAGGTATACACTCGTTACTTACTTTATACAGATAAACCAGAACATGGATGTTGTAAGAAAATGACACAGCTAGAATCTTGCTAGAACGCAACTAATCAAGGTTTCCTATATTTCATCACAGCTGAGGATGCTCTAGTTTTCCTCATTAAATGGATGTCTAGATTTCCACAATACAAATACCGAGATTTCTACATCTCTGGGGAGAGTTATGCAGGTAAATTGATCGCCACCACGTTGGTTCTTACTTTAGTCGTCTCTCGTAATGCTAACAAAATTTCCCGCTTTCCATAGGGCACTATGTCCCACAATTAGCACATAAACTATACGATTATAACAAGAAATCTTCCCATCCAATCATCAATTTGAAAGGGTTCATTGTAAGTTTCCTTTTACCATCTGAATACATTTGTTTTTTTCTTCTCTGTACTTGATCCCTCCCTAGTTGCAAAACTATGAACTGGTACAGAATCAGATGTGTATGAATCATGTATGCAGGTTGGGAACGCTGTAACAGACAACTACTACGATAACGTCGGAACCGTAACATATTGGTGGAGCCACTCCATGATATCAGATAGAACTTATAAATTAATCATGAAAGAATGTGATTTTAAGTTAGTGAAAACATCACACAAATGTGATAAAGCTTTGAATTATGCCATGAACCACGAATTTGGTGACATAGATCAGTATAACATTTATGCGCCAACGTGCAATTCGACAAAGACAAATATTAGGAATACTCCAAGGCTCAAGAACACTCTTTTACGCCCAAGATTTTCTGGGTACGACCCCTGTTCCGAGAACTATGCTGAGAAGTACTATAACCGGCCAGATGTGCAGAAGGCCCTCCATGCAAACACCACGGGGATTAAATACAAATG
It contains:
- the LOC142529042 gene encoding serine carboxypeptidase 24-like, with protein sequence MGSRRSLLLSLFVSICPVLLISSAALITEEQELDRIKTLPGQPPVKFAQFSGYVTVNEEEGRALFYWLTEATDHADKKPLVLWLNGGPGCSSVAYGASEELGPFRINKTGSSLYLNEYAWNRVANIMFLESPAGVGFSYTNTSSNLRDSGDKRTAEDALVFLIKWMSRFPQYKYRDFYISGESYAGHYVPQLAHKLYDYNKKSSHPIINLKGFIVGNAVTDNYYDNVGTVTYWWSHSMISDRTYKLIMKECDFKLVKTSHKCDKALNYAMNHEFGDIDQYNIYAPTCNSTKTNIRNTPRLKNTLLRPRFSGYDPCSENYAEKYYNRPDVQKALHANTTGIKYKWTACSDVLLRNWKDTDFSMLPIYRKLIAAGLRIWVFSGDTDSVVPVTATRFSLSHLNLKIKTPWYPWYSGNQVGGWTEVYDGLTFATVRGAGHEVPMFQPRRAFILFQTFLSGKNLPKS